In Gemmatimonadota bacterium, the following proteins share a genomic window:
- a CDS encoding class I SAM-dependent methyltransferase, whose translation MGRLHLVELEDLPWIPAPIRNALTGYLQAMLDAADPYGAIVPVLADAVRRSESARIVDLCSGGGGPWKRLRAALAREGVTVPILLTDRYPNLGAAHAATGDADREAGVRPITMHHGSVDATCVPGTLSGFRTMFTAFHHFAPDAARTVLRDAVARGEPIAVFEATKRNALCIAVTLLSPIATLVMMPRVEPFRWTNLLFTYLVPVVPLMVLWDGIVSCLRTYEVDELRALVSAVDGHEGYDWEIGERTKNGPIPVTYLIGVPRRR comes from the coding sequence ATGGGACGACTGCATCTGGTCGAACTGGAGGATCTGCCGTGGATCCCCGCCCCGATTCGCAACGCGCTGACGGGCTACCTGCAGGCGATGCTCGATGCCGCCGATCCATACGGCGCGATCGTCCCCGTCCTCGCCGACGCCGTGCGCCGGAGTGAGTCAGCGCGGATCGTCGACCTGTGCAGCGGTGGCGGCGGGCCGTGGAAGCGACTGCGCGCGGCCTTGGCGCGCGAGGGCGTCACCGTCCCCATCCTCCTGACCGATCGTTACCCCAACCTCGGCGCCGCCCACGCTGCGACGGGCGATGCGGACAGGGAGGCGGGGGTGCGGCCAATCACGATGCATCACGGCTCCGTCGATGCGACGTGTGTTCCCGGCACGTTAAGCGGATTCCGCACGATGTTCACCGCCTTCCACCACTTTGCCCCCGACGCCGCGCGCACGGTGCTGCGCGATGCGGTGGCTCGCGGCGAGCCGATCGCGGTCTTCGAGGCCACCAAGCGCAACGCGTTGTGCATCGCCGTCACCCTGCTCTCCCCCATCGCGACGCTGGTCATGATGCCACGCGTGGAGCCGTTCCGGTGGACCAATCTGCTCTTCACGTATCTCGTGCCGGTGGTCCCGCTCATGGTGCTGTGGGACGGCATCGTCTCGTGCCTGCGGACGTACGAGGTGGATGAGCTGCGCGCCCTGGTCTCGGCGGTCGACGGGCACGAAGGCTACGACTGGGAGATCGGCGAGCGCACGAAGAACGGCCCCATCCCGGTGACGTACCTCATCGGCGTGCCGCGCCGCCGCTGA
- a CDS encoding DinB family protein, producing the protein MIEQERLAADLLSSTQRVAQHIDALVRPLPARHRVVRPPAGGWSIDEILEHLCLANADYLPLMERALDTAVPAPGRGKWRATWGGWLLVRAMESSRRTAAPAAIVPEVAPRHHVLDEMLSSLATLQSVITRADGVEWRRVHLVSPYARWLRLNLGDAALVVVRHTERHARQMARVAAAVR; encoded by the coding sequence ATGATCGAGCAGGAACGTCTCGCGGCCGACCTGCTCTCGTCCACCCAGCGGGTCGCCCAGCACATCGACGCACTCGTCCGACCACTCCCGGCGCGGCATCGCGTCGTTCGTCCTCCCGCCGGGGGGTGGAGCATCGACGAGATCCTCGAGCATCTTTGCCTGGCCAACGCCGACTATCTCCCGCTGATGGAGCGGGCGCTCGACACCGCCGTTCCGGCGCCGGGGCGCGGCAAGTGGCGCGCGACGTGGGGCGGTTGGCTACTCGTGCGCGCGATGGAGAGCAGTCGCCGCACCGCAGCGCCGGCCGCGATCGTCCCTGAGGTTGCACCGCGCCACCACGTCCTCGACGAGATGCTCTCCTCCCTCGCCACGCTCCAGTCTGTCATCACCCGCGCCGACGGCGTCGAGTGGAGGCGTGTGCACCTGGTCTCACCGTATGCGCGTTGGTTGCGCCTCAACTTGGGCGACGCGGCGCTGGTGGTGGTGCGTCATACCGAGCGCCATGCTCGGCAGATGGCGCGCGTCGCCGCCGCGGTGAGGTGA
- a CDS encoding TetR/AcrR family transcriptional regulator → MPRSASQNASRRAATRDKLLDAALHLFARRGFAGTTVKAIAARAGIATGLLYSHFPGKEGLLRALFERSMTDVRLSFAMAESVGAHERLGALVRAAVGIVRSHLDFWRLGYAARTQPAVIASLGPALAEWGEAITGTLEGYLADLGSPAPQLDARALFAQIDGLCQHFALDPGEYPIDAVAERVIAQWSHGRAG, encoded by the coding sequence ATGCCCAGATCCGCCTCCCAGAACGCGTCGCGGCGCGCCGCGACGCGCGACAAGCTCCTCGACGCGGCGCTCCACCTCTTTGCACGTCGGGGCTTCGCCGGGACCACCGTCAAGGCGATCGCCGCCAGGGCGGGGATCGCGACGGGGCTCCTCTATTCTCACTTCCCGGGTAAGGAGGGGCTCCTGCGCGCCCTCTTCGAACGGAGCATGACCGACGTCCGTCTCTCCTTTGCGATGGCCGAGTCGGTGGGGGCGCACGAGCGGCTTGGCGCCCTCGTACGGGCGGCGGTAGGGATCGTGCGATCGCACCTCGACTTCTGGCGGCTGGGCTACGCCGCGCGCACCCAACCCGCGGTGATCGCGTCGCTGGGACCCGCGCTCGCCGAATGGGGAGAGGCGATCACCGGCACGCTGGAGGGCTATCTCGCCGACCTGGGCTCTCCCGCCCCTCAACTCGATGCCCGCGCGCTCTTTGCCCAGATCGACGGGCTCTGCCAGCACTTCGCCCTCGATCCCGGCGAGTACCCCATCGATGCGGTCGCCGAGCGCGTGATCGCGCAGTGGTCCCATGGGAGGGCGGGATGA